The following are encoded in a window of Etheostoma cragini isolate CJK2018 chromosome 7, CSU_Ecrag_1.0, whole genome shotgun sequence genomic DNA:
- the tspan31 gene encoding tetraspanin-31: MVCGGFTCSKNALCSLNVVYMLVGLLLIGVAAWGKGFGLVSSIHIIGGVIAVGVFLLLIAIVGLVGAIHHHQVMLFFYMVILFIVFLFQFGVSCSCLAMNGGQQEALLNSAWGMLENKTKMDLENQLNCCGLLDVPESQAQFDLDVAHCTALCKSESCHTCGDLMLTHATVALKILGGVGLFFSFTEILGVWLAVRYRNQKDPRANPSAFL; encoded by the exons ATGGTCTGTGGCGGATTCACCTGTTCCAAAAATGCACTTTGTTCCCTGAATGTGGTTTATATG cTGGTTGGGCTGCTGCTGATTGGAGTAGCAGCATGGGGGAAGGGCTTTGGCTTGGTGTCCAGCATCCACATCATCGGAGGGGTCATCGCAGTGGGCGTCTTCCTGCTGCTCATTGCTATCGTTGGACTCGTCGGAGCGATACACCATCACCAAGTCATGCTTTTCTTT TACATGGTCATTCTCTTTATCGTATTCCTGTTCCAATTTGGAGTTTCCTGTTCCTGCTTGGCAATGAACGGCGGTCAGCAG GAGGCCCTTCTGAACTCTGCTTGGGGAATGTTGGAGAACAAGACCAAGATGGACCTGGAGAACCAGCTGAACTGCTGTGGGCTGCTCGACGTCCCCGAAAGTCAGGCCCAGTTTGATCTGGATGTGGCTCACTGTACCGCT TTATGCAAAAGTGAAAGCTGTCACACCTGCGGGGATTTGATGCTGACTCATGCAACAGTGGCTCTGAAGATTCTCGGGGGCGTAGGGCTCTTCTTCAGCTTCACAGAG ATCCTGGGAGTGTGGCTCGCCGTGCGCTACAGGAACCAGAAGGATCCACGGGCAAACCCAAGTGCTTTCCTATAG